In Lineus longissimus chromosome 7, tnLinLong1.2, whole genome shotgun sequence, a genomic segment contains:
- the LOC135491451 gene encoding retinol dehydrogenase 16-like: MSAQTLFGGFLLLVALVIYIVNDGNKMATFAMWMQILFGLAAMVRLQPKRLDIKGKAIFVTGCDTGFGHACARALDRLGCVVFAGCLRPDGPDAQQLRADSTDQLHIVPLDVTSDDSVEKAVKYINEKANGELWAVINNAGINFLGDTELCTMAMYKRVAEVNLFGMIRVAKACLSMIRKTKGRVINVTSVKGIAAFPLCSAYTVAKYGMEAFSDILRVEMRKWGVQVVIIEPCNFGGTTAALKVPTHGLTFEDDFNAIWNSMGEDLQQDYGREYIDAQIQATRESAETTYRGMEPVVDKMVEAVAAHFPRDRYLIGGSNQRFDIYKVIVILNRWLPVEIMDFIMEYTVLSGLPLPRLLEEDRKRE; encoded by the exons ATGTCAGCACAAACATTATTCGGAGGATTCCTCCTCCTGGTTGCATTGGTAATTTACATAGTCAATGACGGGAACAAAATGGCCACCTTTGCCATGTGGATGCAGATTCTATTCGGATTAGCTGCTATGGTTCGCCTCCAACCAAAGCGGTTGGACATCAAAGGCAAGGCGATATTTGTTACAGGATGTGACACAG GTTTTGGTCACGCGTGTGCCAGGGCCCTAGATAGACTTGGCTGTGTGGTGTTCGCCGGATGCCTCCGCCCTGACGGACCAGATGCGCAGCAGCTGAGAGCGGATTCTACCGATCAATTGCACATTGTCCCCCTTGACGTTACCTCTGATGACAGCGTGGAGAAAGCAGTGAAGTACATCAATGAGAAGGCTAATGGAG AACTATGGGCGGTTATCAACAACGCCGGGATTAACTTCCTCGGAGACACTGAACTCTGCACGATGGCGATGTATAAACGGGTTGCGGAGGTTAATCTTTTTGGCATGATAAGAGTGGCTAAGGCGTGCCTTTCTATGATCAGGAAAACTAAAG GGAGGGTTATCAACGTGACAAGTGTAAAAGGTATCGCAGCGTTCCCGTTGTGTAGTGCGTACACAGTTGCGAAGTATGGAATGGAAGCCTTTTCCGATATTCTTAGAGTTGAAATGCGAAAATGGGGTGTGCAAGTGGTCATTATAGAACCCTGCAACTTCGGAGGTACTACAGCTGCACTGAAAGTTCCGACACAC GGCCTAACATTCGAAGATGACTTCAATGCAATTTGGAACTCAATGGGCGAGGACCTACAGCAGGACTACGGGCGTGAATACATTGACGCCCAGATCCAGGCGACAAGGGAAAGCGCTGAGACGACCTACCGTGGCATGGAACCCGTGGTGGACAAAATGGTGGAGGCAGTAGCAGCTCACTTCCCTCGGGATCGGTACCTGATTGGGGGAAGCAATCAACGCTTTGATATATACAAG GTGATAGTAATCCTCAACCGATGGTTGCCCGTCGAAATCATGGACTTCATAATGGAATACACTGTTCTTAGTGGATTACCACTGCCAAGATTACTGGAGGAAGACCGAAAGCGGGAGTAG
- the LOC135491206 gene encoding pantetheinase-like, giving the protein MAAVVFLPLVLLVLAAFASVHGDRDFIAAVYQHAPYDARDDRPPIDVWKRNLDIYEEQTRIASRKKADIIVFPEVGLTGNFKTLMAFSRDKLQALSSECPDPELENWTPCDQPKLYKAYPLARLSCMAQENSIYVVADLITSHSCVGEHGCPADDRYSRNTAVVFDRTGKLILRYFKTHLFFESINNSPREPQIPVFDTDFGRFGLCICFDSVFKFPIVDLIQKAGIKNVLFLTFWVDALQPALPWQQGFAAGNNVNFFASNTHGPVTTGGGIFSGKDVLASSHGETALQIATVPVAGPSKGDHGHKCNQCGCTESDPAAKYKFRPEPEDTFLRQSQIFAKVMKFTPLVSNHDTLTICDNDLCCTLSYKIRANPNEELYAFGIASGLNALNESSLIPTKKPNLQHKLFGQICALMKCPEQDRSKCGTFSLDATTTFDNFDISGNFSSQSMYPSVVNSGMTFPESDEWHHCSTCGRLWSENGTKRPLVAAYFLGRAYERDELDPRQQ; this is encoded by the exons ATGGCGGCTGTGGTGTTTCTTCCGCTTGTCCTCCTGGTCCTCGCGGCCTTCGCCTCTGTCCACGGCGACCGAGACTTCATTGCAGCAGTATATCAGCACGCTCCGTACGATGCACGCGATGACAGACCGCCGATCGACGTATGGAAGCGGAATTTGGACATATACGAGGAACAGACAAGGATTGCTTCGAGAAAG AAAGCTGATATCATTGTCTTCCCCGAAGTCGGCCTCACCGGTAACTTCAAAACGTTGATGGCATTCAGCAGGGACAAGCTACAAGCGTTAAGCTCAGAATGTCCGGACCCGGAATTAGAGAACTGGACCCCTTGCGACCAACCCAAGTTGTACAAGGCGTACCCTCTCGCTCGTCTCAGCTGCATGGCACAAGAAAACAGCATCTACGTGGTGGCGGACCTCATCACTTCTCATTCGTGTGTCGGCGAACACGGCTGCCCAGCCGACGATAGATACAGCCGCAACACGGCTGTGGTGTTCGACAGAACTGGCAAACTCATCCTGAGATACTTCAAAACGCATCTCTTCTTCGAGAGTATCAACAACTCCCCGCGAGAACCACAGATCCCCGTGTTCGATACCGACTTCGGGAGATTCGGCCTCTGCATCTGTTTTGATTCTGTTTTCAAATTCCCCATCGTTGACTTGATCCAAAAAGCGGGTATCAAGAATGTCCTGTTTCTGACATTTTGGGTTGACGCGCTGCAGCCTGCACTACCCTGGCAGCAAGGGTTTGCAGCTGGAAATAACGTGAATTTCTTCGCATCTAACACTCACGGTCCGGTTACCACCGGTGGTGGTATTTTCTCCGGTAAGGACGTCCTGGCATCGTCCCACGGCGAAACTGCCCTCCAGATAGCTACAGTTCCAGTTGCTGGCCCGAGCAAGGGAGACCATGGACACAAGTGCAACCAATGCGGATGCACGGAAAGCGACCCTGCAGCCAAATACAAATTCAGACCTGAACCAGAAGATACGTTTCTTCGACAGTCACAGATTTTTGCAAAAGTAATGAAATTCACGCCACTCGTCTCAAATCATGATACTCTCACCATATGTGATAATGACTTATGTTGTACCCTGTCCTACAAAATCCGCGCCAATCCAAATGAAGAGCTGTACGCCTTTGGTATAGCAAGTGGCCTGAACGCACTCAACGAGAGTTCCCTCATCCCGACCAAGAAACCCAACCTCCAGCATAAATTGTTCGGGCAGATCTGTGCCCTTATGAAGTGTCCGGAGCAAGACAGGAGCAAATGTGGTACGTTTTCACTAGACGCCACCACTACCTTTGACAACTTTGACATATCAGGAAATTTCTCTTCCCAATCCATGTACCCATCCGTGGTCAATTCCGGCATGACTTTCCCCGAGAGTGACGAATGGCATCATTGTTCAACTTGTGGCCGGCTATGGAGCGAGAACGGCACAAAACGTCCCCTGGTGGCAGCATACTTTTTAGGAAGGGCGTACGAGAGAGACGAACTAGATCCGAGACAACAATAG